In Streptomyces chartreusis, the following proteins share a genomic window:
- a CDS encoding AraC family transcriptional regulator, giving the protein MGVMGGAVSGAGSGGAGRGLLFRGGDVEELHALVSARFAPHRLTVLDEHPVDGRFRCVHEGGVALYELGYGAEVDVTPGELPEFYNIHVPLSGDGVVTADGVALGSSLSVVNPGQRLSMRWSGETLNRVLIIPRATLDLALAVRLGELPSVPLRFAPVLDPRVGPVGAWLRVVRAFAEFADSELAARSPLGVGHFEQLLVNGLLDAQPHVLSDSVAGRGPAVLPSAVRRAADFCAEHAHEPISVADMAVAARVSVRSLREGFRVHLATTPLAYLRRVRLDLARRDLLAIADGHGFGTVTEVALRWGFAHLGRFTGHYRRVYGETPSQTLRRSPGYPQKGAVPVVSG; this is encoded by the coding sequence ATGGGCGTCATGGGCGGAGCGGTGTCGGGGGCCGGGTCCGGGGGTGCGGGGCGGGGGCTGCTGTTCCGGGGCGGTGATGTCGAGGAGTTGCATGCGCTGGTCAGTGCGCGGTTCGCACCGCATCGGCTGACGGTGCTGGACGAGCATCCGGTCGACGGGCGGTTCCGCTGTGTGCACGAGGGCGGCGTGGCGCTGTACGAGCTGGGGTACGGGGCGGAGGTCGATGTCACGCCGGGTGAGCTGCCGGAGTTCTACAACATCCATGTGCCGCTGTCGGGAGACGGTGTCGTCACGGCGGACGGGGTGGCGCTCGGGTCCTCGCTCAGTGTCGTCAATCCGGGGCAGCGGCTGTCGATGCGGTGGAGCGGGGAGACGCTGAACCGGGTGCTGATCATCCCGCGGGCCACGCTCGACCTGGCGCTCGCGGTGCGGCTCGGGGAGCTGCCGTCCGTGCCGCTGCGGTTCGCGCCGGTGCTGGATCCTCGGGTGGGGCCGGTCGGGGCGTGGTTGCGGGTGGTGCGGGCGTTCGCCGAGTTCGCCGACTCGGAGTTGGCGGCGCGCTCGCCGCTGGGCGTGGGGCACTTCGAGCAGTTGCTGGTGAACGGGCTGCTGGACGCTCAGCCGCATGTGCTCAGCGACTCGGTGGCGGGGCGGGGTCCTGCGGTGCTGCCCAGTGCCGTGCGGCGGGCCGCGGACTTCTGTGCCGAGCATGCCCATGAGCCGATATCCGTGGCCGACATGGCGGTGGCGGCGCGGGTGAGTGTGCGCAGTCTGCGGGAGGGGTTCCGGGTGCATCTGGCCACGACTCCGCTGGCGTATCTGCGGCGGGTCCGGCTGGACCTGGCGCGCCGCGATCTGCTGGCCATCGCGGACGGGCACGGGTTCGGGACGGTGACGGAGGTGGCGTTGCGGTGGGGGTTCGCGCATCTGGGGCGGTTCACGGGGCACTATCGGCGGGTGTACGGGGAGACGCCGTCACAGACGTTGCGGCGGAGTCCGGGCTATCCACAAAAGGGTGCGGTTCCCGTCGTAAGCGGATAG
- a CDS encoding glutathionylspermidine synthase family protein, with protein MERRTIEPRPDWQQTVEEQGLIYPLTRHPDDSLRPYWDESAYYVFSLAEVEALEETVEELHRMCLAAADHIVSAGRFADLGITDPRIANAVAEAWHRRAELPSVYGRFDLHYDGTGPARLLEYNADTPTSLVEAASPQWFWMEDRFPGADQWNSLHERLVAAWQKQAALLPPGAPLHFAYSSADELGEDMMTVAYLKETAEQAGLDTGWISMEEIGWDRLSGRFVDRQLRFIRSCFKLYPWEWLTTDRFADHVLDTLDNGGGTGTTLWIEPAWKMLLSNKALLAILWELYPGHPNLLPAYLDGPRELAHTTGHVAKPLLGREGAGVTIHEPGTEAAVRDEPCCYQQLAPLPAFDGNHVVLGAWVVEDESAGLGIRESFGLITDEYARFLPHVIL; from the coding sequence ATGGAGCGCCGCACGATCGAGCCCCGCCCCGACTGGCAGCAGACCGTCGAGGAGCAGGGGCTCATCTACCCCCTCACCCGCCACCCGGACGACTCCCTGCGCCCCTACTGGGACGAGAGCGCCTACTACGTGTTCTCCCTCGCGGAGGTCGAGGCGCTGGAGGAGACCGTCGAGGAACTGCACCGCATGTGCCTCGCCGCGGCCGACCACATCGTCTCCGCCGGCCGCTTCGCCGACCTCGGCATCACCGACCCGCGCATCGCGAACGCGGTTGCCGAGGCCTGGCACCGCCGCGCCGAACTGCCCTCCGTCTACGGCCGCTTCGACCTCCACTACGACGGCACCGGCCCGGCCAGGCTCCTGGAGTACAACGCCGACACCCCCACCTCCCTGGTCGAGGCCGCCTCGCCCCAGTGGTTCTGGATGGAGGACCGCTTCCCCGGCGCCGACCAGTGGAACTCCCTGCACGAACGCCTCGTCGCCGCCTGGCAGAAGCAGGCGGCCCTGCTCCCGCCGGGCGCCCCGCTGCACTTCGCGTACTCCTCGGCCGACGAGCTCGGCGAGGACATGATGACGGTCGCCTATCTGAAGGAGACCGCGGAACAGGCGGGCCTGGACACCGGCTGGATCTCCATGGAGGAGATCGGCTGGGACCGCCTCTCCGGCCGCTTCGTGGACAGGCAACTCCGCTTCATCCGCAGCTGCTTCAAGCTCTACCCCTGGGAGTGGCTGACCACCGACCGCTTCGCCGACCACGTCCTGGACACCCTCGACAACGGCGGCGGCACCGGGACGACCCTGTGGATCGAACCGGCCTGGAAGATGCTCCTCAGCAACAAGGCCCTCCTCGCCATCCTCTGGGAGCTCTACCCGGGCCACCCGAACCTGCTCCCCGCCTACCTCGACGGCCCGCGGGAGCTGGCGCACACCACCGGCCATGTCGCCAAACCCCTGCTGGGCCGCGAGGGCGCGGGCGTCACCATCCACGAACCCGGCACCGAGGCCGCCGTCCGCGACGAACCCTGCTGCTACCAGCAGTTGGCCCCGCTGCCCGCCTTCGACGGCAACCACGTCGTCCTCGGCGCGTGGGTCGTCGAGGACGAGTCGGCAGGCCTCGGCATCCGGGAGTCCTTCGGCCTGATCACCGACGAGTACGCCCGCTTCCTGCCGCACGTGATCCTCTGA
- a CDS encoding PLP-dependent aminotransferase family protein, translating to MAKPWAAFGVDLHLEPAGPGLRRGLTDALREAVRTARLAPGTRLPSSRSLAADLGIARNTVAEAYAELVAEGWLTARQGSGTRVADRTVTPPTGPAAAPRPERARPAYDLVPGTPDLAAFPRAEWLRAARRAFLAAPNGSLGYGDPRGHAELRTALAGYLARARGVRADPGRVVVCSGFVHGLQLLGRVLRARGLRTVAVESYGLPPHWNQLTTAGLTTEPLPFDELGTNPAELTSQGAVLLTPAHQFPMGVPLHRDRRATVVDWARRTGGLVLEDDYDGEFRYDRQPVGALQGLDPDNVVYLGTASKSLAPGLRLAWMVLPPALVDEVTAAKGGSDTCGVLDQLTLAEFLTSGAYDRHVRAARLRYRRRRDALVRALSAQAPHLGVTGIAAGLHAVLRLPPGTERSVLRAATWQGLALHGLTSYRHEKSPTDPLDALVVGYGTPPDHAWAGALEALCRVLP from the coding sequence ATGGCGAAACCTTGGGCCGCTTTTGGTGTCGACCTCCATCTGGAACCGGCGGGACCGGGCCTGCGCCGGGGCCTGACCGACGCCCTGCGCGAGGCGGTGCGCACCGCACGCCTCGCCCCCGGCACCCGCCTGCCGTCCTCCCGCTCCCTCGCCGCCGACCTCGGCATCGCCCGCAACACGGTCGCCGAGGCGTACGCCGAACTCGTCGCCGAGGGCTGGCTCACCGCCCGCCAGGGCTCGGGCACCCGGGTCGCCGACCGCACCGTGACTCCGCCGACGGGCCCGGCCGCCGCGCCCCGCCCCGAGCGCGCCCGCCCCGCCTACGACCTGGTCCCCGGCACCCCCGATCTGGCGGCCTTCCCCCGCGCGGAGTGGCTCAGGGCCGCCCGCCGCGCCTTCCTCGCCGCCCCGAACGGGTCCCTCGGCTACGGCGACCCGCGCGGCCACGCCGAACTGCGCACCGCCCTCGCCGGCTACCTCGCCCGGGCGCGGGGCGTGCGCGCGGACCCCGGCCGCGTCGTGGTGTGCTCGGGTTTCGTGCACGGCCTCCAGCTGCTCGGCAGGGTGCTGCGGGCACGCGGCCTGCGAACGGTGGCCGTGGAGTCGTACGGCCTCCCGCCGCACTGGAACCAGCTCACGACCGCCGGCCTGACCACCGAGCCCCTGCCCTTCGACGAACTGGGCACGAACCCGGCGGAGCTGACCTCCCAGGGAGCCGTACTCCTCACCCCCGCCCACCAGTTCCCGATGGGTGTGCCACTGCACCGCGACCGCCGCGCGACGGTGGTGGACTGGGCGCGCCGCACCGGCGGACTGGTTCTGGAGGACGACTACGACGGCGAGTTCCGCTACGACCGCCAGCCGGTCGGCGCGCTCCAGGGCCTGGACCCCGACAACGTCGTCTACCTCGGCACCGCCAGCAAGTCCCTCGCCCCCGGCCTGCGCCTGGCCTGGATGGTGTTGCCCCCCGCGCTGGTGGACGAGGTGACCGCGGCGAAGGGCGGCTCCGACACCTGCGGCGTCCTGGACCAGCTGACCCTGGCCGAGTTCCTCACGTCCGGCGCCTACGACCGCCACGTCCGCGCCGCCCGCCTGCGCTACCGGCGCCGCCGCGACGCCCTGGTCCGGGCCCTGTCCGCCCAAGCCCCCCACCTCGGTGTCACCGGCATCGCGGCCGGCCTGCACGCCGTCCTGCGCCTCCCGCCCGGCACGGAACGCTCCGTACTCCGGGCCGCGACCTGGCAGGGCCTGGCCCTGCACGGACTGACGTCCTACCGCCACGAGAAATCGCCCACGGACCCCTTGGACGCCCTGGTCGTGGGCTACGGAACACCGCCGGACCATGCGTGGGCGGGCGCGCTGGAGGCGCTGTGCCGAGTGCTGCCCTGA
- a CDS encoding carboxymuconolactone decarboxylase family protein, which translates to MTTTEESTATTVAYATEPTPRLDWAALAPDVFKAMVRLDAAAGRGLEPALRELVKIRASQINHCAFCLDMHTKDALAAGESVERIVQLSAWEESRHFYTERELAALELTDAVTVLTGGTSQAFGTGGGFVPDEVYERAARQFEEAELAQLIAAISVINAWNRFGVTCRRTPGHYQPGQFR; encoded by the coding sequence ATGACGACGACCGAAGAGAGCACGGCGACGACCGTGGCGTACGCGACCGAACCGACCCCGCGCCTCGACTGGGCCGCGCTCGCCCCCGACGTGTTCAAGGCCATGGTCCGGCTCGACGCGGCGGCCGGACGGGGACTGGAGCCGGCCCTGCGCGAGCTGGTGAAGATCCGGGCCTCGCAGATCAACCACTGCGCGTTCTGCCTCGACATGCACACCAAGGACGCGCTCGCGGCCGGTGAGAGCGTCGAGCGGATCGTGCAGCTGAGCGCGTGGGAGGAGTCGCGGCACTTCTACACCGAACGCGAGCTCGCGGCCCTTGAGCTGACGGACGCCGTGACCGTGCTGACTGGGGGCACCTCCCAGGCTTTCGGCACTGGGGGAGGCTTCGTGCCGGACGAGGTCTACGAGCGCGCCGCCCGGCAGTTCGAGGAGGCCGAGCTGGCGCAGCTGATCGCGGCGATCAGCGTGATCAACGCGTGGAACCGGTTCGGCGTGACGTGCCGGCGCACTCCGGGGCACTACCAGCCGGGCCAGTTCCGGTGA
- a CDS encoding carboxymuconolactone decarboxylase family protein, translated as MTVRTKRLDAGVAQAMSAVSAAAKKGLGDPALAELVVLRASQLNRCAFCLDMHLAVARELGVGERQLDMLAAWEEAGDVFDGRERAALALTEAITVLTDRFVPDDVYDRAAAHFDGPRLAHLVGLIVAINNWNRVMVARRIPPGGYTP; from the coding sequence GTGACGGTCCGCACCAAGCGGCTCGACGCGGGCGTGGCGCAGGCGATGTCGGCGGTCAGCGCCGCCGCGAAGAAGGGGCTCGGCGACCCGGCCCTCGCCGAGCTCGTCGTCCTCCGCGCCTCGCAGCTCAACCGGTGCGCGTTCTGTCTCGACATGCATCTCGCCGTCGCCCGGGAACTCGGAGTGGGTGAGCGGCAGTTGGACATGCTGGCGGCCTGGGAGGAGGCCGGGGACGTCTTCGACGGGCGGGAGCGGGCCGCGCTCGCGCTGACCGAGGCGATCACCGTACTCACGGACCGCTTCGTGCCCGATGATGTGTACGACCGGGCCGCGGCGCACTTCGACGGGCCGCGACTCGCCCATCTCGTCGGGCTGATCGTCGCCATCAACAACTGGAACCGGGTGATGGTCGCCCGCCGCATTCCACCAGGGGGATACACACCGTGA
- a CDS encoding isocitrate lyase/PEP mutase family protein, translating to MTDSVGRTESKVETFRALHRRKAPGDPLVLPGPWDAASARVCVEAGFPALATPSAAVAAGLGYEDGDTPADEMFAAVARVVRAVDVPVSADIEGGYGIAPGELVERLLETGAVGCNLEDSEGGVLKDPGAHADWLAEVRRAAADRLFVNARIDTFIRAPGDTDPKQAAEQAIERAAAYVAAGADCVYPIGAPVDVLPLLRSGIQGPINVHGTVTGDPSSTALGELGATRITFGPGLQRESARALRGIAAGLR from the coding sequence GTGACCGACAGCGTGGGCCGCACCGAGAGCAAGGTCGAGACCTTCCGCGCCCTGCACCGCCGCAAGGCACCCGGCGACCCGCTGGTCCTGCCCGGGCCCTGGGACGCCGCCTCCGCCCGGGTCTGCGTCGAGGCGGGATTCCCCGCCCTCGCGACGCCGAGCGCGGCCGTCGCCGCCGGCCTCGGGTACGAGGACGGGGACACCCCGGCCGACGAGATGTTCGCGGCGGTCGCACGGGTCGTCCGGGCGGTCGACGTGCCGGTGTCGGCGGACATCGAGGGCGGCTACGGGATCGCGCCCGGGGAACTCGTGGAGCGGCTGCTGGAGACCGGCGCCGTGGGGTGCAACCTGGAGGACTCCGAGGGCGGTGTCCTCAAGGACCCGGGCGCGCACGCCGACTGGCTCGCCGAGGTGCGGCGCGCCGCCGCCGACCGGCTCTTCGTCAACGCCCGGATCGACACCTTCATCCGGGCCCCCGGCGACACCGACCCCAAGCAGGCGGCCGAGCAGGCCATCGAGCGGGCGGCGGCGTACGTCGCCGCGGGCGCCGACTGCGTGTATCCGATCGGCGCACCCGTCGACGTACTGCCGCTGCTGCGGTCCGGCATCCAGGGGCCGATCAATGTGCACGGCACCGTGACCGGGGACCCCTCGTCCACCGCGCTCGGTGAACTCGGGGCCACCCGGATCACGTTCGGACCGGGACTCCAGCGCGAGAGTGCGCGGGCGCTGCGCGGGATCGCGGCCGGCCTGCGCTAG
- a CDS encoding ABC transporter substrate-binding protein: protein MRIRTTTAVVAGVSSLALLTGCGAADMTKQASPFANAQGAKTVTLSVQSWVGAQANVAVAQYLLEHELGYRVDTVQVDEIPAWDALSQGRVDAIMEDWGHPDQEERYIKDKRTIVPGGDLGVTGHIGWYVPTYFAKKHPDVTDWKNLDKYADQMRTAESGGKGQLMDGSPSYVTNDKALVKNLDLDYQVVFAGSEAAQITQIKQFAKAEKSFLTYWYEPQWLFKKVPMTEVKLPAYKEGCDADPEKVACAYPHTPLQKYLNADFARSGGEAAALLKKFKWTTEDQNEVSLMIAEQKLSPEAAAKKWADSHESTWKSWLS from the coding sequence ATGCGCATCCGTACCACCACCGCCGTAGTGGCCGGCGTGTCCTCGCTGGCCCTGCTGACCGGCTGCGGCGCCGCCGACATGACCAAGCAGGCCTCGCCCTTCGCCAATGCGCAGGGCGCGAAGACCGTGACGCTGTCCGTGCAGTCCTGGGTGGGCGCGCAGGCCAATGTGGCCGTCGCCCAGTACCTCCTGGAGCACGAGCTCGGCTACCGCGTCGACACCGTCCAGGTCGACGAGATCCCCGCCTGGGACGCGCTCAGCCAGGGCCGGGTCGACGCGATCATGGAGGACTGGGGCCACCCGGACCAGGAAGAGCGGTACATCAAGGACAAGAGGACGATCGTGCCCGGCGGCGACCTCGGGGTCACCGGGCACATCGGCTGGTACGTCCCGACGTACTTCGCGAAGAAGCACCCGGACGTCACCGACTGGAAGAACCTCGACAAGTACGCCGATCAGATGCGCACCGCGGAGAGCGGCGGCAAGGGCCAGCTGATGGACGGCTCGCCGTCCTACGTCACCAACGACAAGGCGCTGGTGAAGAACCTGGACCTGGACTACCAGGTGGTGTTCGCCGGCTCCGAGGCCGCGCAGATCACGCAGATCAAGCAGTTCGCCAAGGCCGAGAAGTCCTTCCTGACGTACTGGTACGAACCCCAGTGGCTGTTCAAGAAGGTCCCGATGACCGAGGTGAAGCTGCCGGCGTACAAGGAGGGCTGCGACGCGGACCCGGAGAAGGTCGCCTGCGCCTATCCGCACACCCCGCTGCAGAAGTACCTCAACGCCGACTTCGCCAGGAGCGGCGGGGAGGCGGCGGCCCTGCTGAAGAAGTTCAAGTGGACGACCGAGGACCAGAACGAGGTCTCCCTGATGATCGCCGAGCAGAAGCTGTCACCCGAGGCGGCGGCGAAGAAGTGGGCGGACAGCCACGAGTCCACGTGGAAGTCGTGGCTGTCCTGA
- a CDS encoding ABC transporter permease produces the protein MATVTADAPRTALPGFLKQSVVRKLLLLALAAAVLVPLADARWASGSWPGALTVDVSEPLTRVSDWIIDNRDSHPLFIYFLGHISNAVVICVRAVYLVLLAAGWAGVTAAASLVAWRVAGPRLAAGTGVAFLACGFLGMWVPTMQTLALMVVAVLTSVAVGVLLGLAAGLSDRLDRMLRPVLDTMQVLPAFAYLLPVVLVFGIGVPAAVLATVVYAAPPMARLTALGLRGADKEVLEAVESLGTTARQRLLTARIPLARKELLLGLNQTIMMALSMAVIASVIGAGGLGDRVYQALASVDVGAALAAGIPIVLLAVVLDRVTGAAGEQLGEEPHPNGRRLWLYALVGTAAVAVAGRLAGRLDWPDAWALNIAEPVNRAVDWMTDHLYSGVPVVGGTADWAAHFTTWVLDPVRDGLLWLPWWSVLLIVAALAWLIGTWRTALTAVLAMAAIGVLGVWKPSLDTLSQVLAAVAVTLVLGFATGIAAARSDRVERLLRPVLDVFQTMPQFVYLIPVVALFGVGRAPAVAAAVVYALPAVVRITTQGLRQVDPAALESSRSLGATPAQQLRQVQLPLARPALLLAVNQGVVLVLAVVIIGGLVGGGALGYEVVAGLARGDLATGLVAGAAIVCLGLMLDRVTQPTVRRAKKGA, from the coding sequence ATGGCCACCGTCACCGCCGACGCCCCCCGCACGGCCCTGCCCGGCTTCCTCAAGCAGTCCGTCGTCCGCAAGCTGCTGCTGCTCGCGCTCGCCGCCGCGGTCCTCGTGCCGCTGGCCGATGCCCGCTGGGCGAGCGGCAGCTGGCCGGGCGCGCTGACCGTCGACGTCTCCGAACCGCTGACCAGGGTCAGCGACTGGATCATCGACAACCGTGACAGCCACCCGCTGTTCATCTACTTCCTCGGGCACATCAGCAACGCGGTCGTGATCTGCGTACGCGCCGTGTACCTGGTGCTGCTCGCGGCCGGCTGGGCGGGCGTCACCGCCGCCGCGTCCCTCGTCGCCTGGCGCGTCGCAGGACCACGGCTCGCCGCCGGCACCGGTGTCGCGTTCCTGGCCTGCGGGTTCCTCGGCATGTGGGTGCCCACCATGCAGACCCTCGCGCTGATGGTCGTGGCGGTCCTCACCTCGGTCGCCGTGGGCGTGCTGCTGGGCCTCGCCGCCGGCCTGTCCGACCGCCTCGACCGGATGCTGCGCCCCGTCCTGGACACCATGCAGGTGCTCCCGGCCTTCGCCTACCTGCTGCCCGTCGTCCTGGTCTTCGGCATCGGCGTCCCCGCCGCCGTCCTGGCCACCGTCGTCTACGCCGCCCCGCCGATGGCCCGCCTCACCGCCCTCGGGCTGCGCGGCGCCGACAAGGAGGTGCTGGAGGCCGTCGAGTCGCTCGGCACCACCGCCCGCCAGCGCCTGCTGACCGCCCGCATCCCGCTGGCCCGCAAGGAACTCCTCCTCGGCCTCAACCAGACGATCATGATGGCGCTGTCGATGGCCGTCATCGCCTCCGTCATCGGCGCCGGCGGCCTCGGTGACCGCGTCTACCAGGCACTCGCCTCGGTCGACGTCGGCGCCGCGCTCGCGGCCGGCATCCCGATCGTGCTGCTCGCCGTGGTCCTGGACCGGGTGACGGGCGCCGCGGGGGAGCAGCTCGGCGAGGAACCGCACCCGAACGGCCGGAGGCTGTGGCTGTACGCCCTCGTCGGCACCGCGGCCGTCGCCGTCGCCGGACGTCTCGCCGGCCGCCTCGACTGGCCCGACGCCTGGGCCCTGAACATCGCCGAGCCCGTCAACCGTGCCGTCGACTGGATGACGGACCACCTCTACTCCGGCGTCCCCGTGGTCGGCGGCACCGCCGACTGGGCGGCCCACTTCACCACCTGGGTCCTGGACCCCGTGCGCGACGGACTGCTGTGGCTGCCGTGGTGGTCGGTCCTGCTGATCGTCGCCGCCCTGGCCTGGCTGATCGGCACCTGGCGCACCGCGCTGACCGCCGTGCTCGCCATGGCCGCGATCGGCGTCCTCGGTGTGTGGAAGCCGTCCCTCGACACGCTCTCCCAGGTCCTGGCGGCCGTCGCCGTCACCCTGGTGCTGGGCTTCGCGACCGGCATCGCGGCGGCACGCAGCGACCGCGTCGAGCGACTGCTGCGCCCCGTCCTGGACGTCTTCCAGACGATGCCGCAGTTCGTGTACCTGATCCCGGTGGTGGCCCTGTTCGGCGTGGGCCGTGCCCCGGCCGTCGCGGCGGCCGTCGTCTACGCGCTGCCCGCAGTCGTGCGCATCACCACCCAGGGCCTGCGCCAGGTCGACCCGGCCGCCCTGGAGTCGTCCCGCTCGCTCGGCGCGACCCCCGCCCAGCAGCTGCGGCAGGTCCAGCTCCCGCTGGCCCGCCCGGCATTGCTGCTCGCCGTGAACCAGGGCGTGGTCCTGGTCCTCGCCGTGGTCATCATCGGCGGCCTGGTCGGCGGTGGCGCGCTCGGCTACGAGGTCGTCGCCGGCCTCGCCCGGGGCGACCTGGCGACCGGCCTGGTCGCCGGTGCCGCGATCGTCTGCCTCGGCCTGATGCTCGACCGGGTGACCCAGCCCACCGTTCGCCGCGCGAAGAAGGGAGCGTGA
- a CDS encoding quaternary amine ABC transporter ATP-binding protein encodes MSTTTPSTTPGTTPETRKPPTEKPVFSVEGLWKVFGPKAHRVPADPDLTALDPAGLRERTGCTAAVRDVSFDVRKGEVFVVMGLSGSGKSTLVRCLTRLIEPTAGTIAIDGEDVRAMDKTRLRELRRHRAAMVFQHFGLLPHRTVLDNVAYGLEIQGIGKAERRERAAAVVAKVGLEGMEHRRPGQLSGGQRQRVGLARALAVDPEVLLFDEPFSALDPLIRRDMQEEVVRLHREEGRTMVFITHDLSEALKLGDRIALMRDGRVVQLGTPEEIVGSPADDYVREFVRDVPREQVLTVRTAMRAASADEAGNGPALAPDATVSEAIEAVARSGAPARVMEGGRCLGVVDHERLLAVVAGTEQREEAA; translated from the coding sequence ATGAGTACGACGACCCCCAGCACGACCCCCGGCACGACGCCCGAGACCCGCAAGCCCCCGACCGAGAAGCCGGTCTTCTCCGTCGAGGGCCTATGGAAGGTGTTCGGCCCCAAGGCCCACCGGGTCCCCGCCGACCCGGACCTGACCGCGCTCGACCCCGCCGGACTGCGCGAACGCACCGGCTGCACGGCGGCCGTCCGTGACGTGTCCTTCGACGTCCGCAAGGGCGAGGTCTTCGTGGTGATGGGCCTGTCCGGCTCGGGCAAGTCCACCCTGGTCCGCTGTCTGACCCGCCTCATAGAACCGACGGCCGGCACCATAGCCATCGACGGCGAGGACGTCCGCGCCATGGACAAGACCCGTCTGCGTGAACTGCGCCGCCACCGTGCCGCGATGGTCTTCCAGCACTTCGGCCTGCTCCCGCACCGCACCGTCCTGGACAACGTGGCCTACGGCCTGGAGATCCAGGGCATCGGCAAGGCGGAGCGCCGCGAGCGGGCCGCCGCGGTCGTGGCCAAGGTCGGCCTGGAGGGCATGGAGCACCGCAGGCCCGGCCAGCTCTCCGGCGGTCAGCGTCAGCGCGTCGGCCTCGCGCGGGCGCTCGCCGTGGACCCCGAGGTCCTGCTCTTCGACGAGCCGTTCAGCGCGCTCGACCCGCTGATCCGGCGGGACATGCAGGAGGAGGTCGTCCGGCTGCACCGCGAGGAGGGCCGCACGATGGTCTTCATCACCCATGACCTCAGCGAGGCCCTCAAGCTCGGCGACCGCATCGCCCTGATGCGCGACGGCCGCGTCGTCCAACTGGGCACGCCGGAGGAGATCGTGGGCTCCCCGGCCGACGACTACGTCCGCGAGTTCGTCCGCGACGTCCCGCGCGAACAGGTCCTGACGGTCCGTACGGCCATGCGCGCCGCGTCGGCCGACGAGGCCGGCAACGGCCCCGCCCTCGCGCCGGACGCGACCGTGTCCGAGGCCATCGAGGCCGTGGCGCGAAGCGGCGCCCCGGCCCGGGTCATGGAGGGGGGACGCTGTCTGGGGGTGGTCGACCACGAACGGCTTCTCGCTGTCGTTGCGGGGACGGAGCAGCGTGAGGAGGCGGCTTGA